The following coding sequences lie in one Arabidopsis thaliana chromosome 3, partial sequence genomic window:
- the MYB83 gene encoding myb domain protein 83 (myb domain protein 83 (MYB83); CONTAINS InterPro DOMAIN/s: SANT, DNA-binding (InterPro:IPR001005), Homeodomain-like (InterPro:IPR009057), Myb, DNA-binding (InterPro:IPR014778), HTH transcriptional regulator, Myb-type, DNA-binding (InterPro:IPR017930), Homeodomain-related (InterPro:IPR012287), Myb transcription factor (InterPro:IPR015495); BEST Arabidopsis thaliana protein match is: myb domain protein 46 (TAIR:AT5G12870.1); Has 9098 Blast hits to 8506 proteins in 552 species: Archae - 0; Bacteria - 0; Metazoa - 787; Fungi - 464; Plants - 5991; Viruses - 4; Other Eukaryotes - 1852 (source: NCBI BLink).), translated as MMMRKPDITTIRDKGKPNHACGGNNNKPKLRKGLWSPDEDEKLIRYMLTNGQGCWSDIARNAGLLRCGKSCRLRWINYLRPDLKRGSFSPQEEDLIFHLHSILGNRWSQIATRLPGRTDNEIKNFWNSTLKKRLKNNSNNNTSSGSSPNNSNSNSLDPRDQHVDMGGNSTSLMDDYHHDENMMTVGNTMRMDSSSPFNVGPMVNSVGLNQLYDPLMISVPDNGYHQMGNTVNVFSVNGLGDYGNTILDPISKRVSVEGDDWFIPPSENTNVIACSTSNNLNLQALDPCFNSKNLCHSESFKVGNVLGIENGSWEIENPKIGDWDLDGLIDNNSSFPFLDFQVD; from the exons atgatgatgaggaaACCGGACATTACTACGATCAGAGACAAAGGCAAGCCAAATCATGCATGTGGTGGTAATAACAACAAACCGAAGCTAAGAAAAGGACTTTGGTCGcctgatgaagatgagaagCTGATAAGATACATGTTGACTAATGGACAAGGATGTTGGAGTGACATCGCTAGAAATGCTGGTCTTTTACGTTGTGGTAAAAGTTGTCGCCTTCGCTGGATCAATTACTTGAGGCCTGATCTTAAACGTGGATCCTTCTCTCCTCAGGAGGAGGATCTCATCTTCCATTTGCATTCCATTCTTGGTAACAG GTGGTCTCAAATAGCTACTCGGCTTCCAGGTAGAACAGACAACGAGatcaaaaacttttggaaCTCGACATTGAAGAAGCGGCTTAagaacaacagcaacaacaataCTTCATCAGGATCATCACCTAACAATAGTAATAGTAATTCCTTGGACCCAAGAGATCAACATGTGGATATGGGAGGCAACTCAACTTCATTGATGGATGACTATCATCATGATGAAAACATGATGACAGTGGGGAACACCATGCGCATGGACTCTTCCTCCCCATTCAATGTTGGACCAATGGTTAATAGTGTGGGCTTAAACCAACTTTATGATCCCTTGATGATATCAGTGCCGGATAACGGATATCACCAAATGGGAAACACAGTGAATGTGTTCAGCGTTAATGGTTTAGGAGATTATGGAAACACAATTCTTGATCCAATTAGCAAGAGAGTATCAGTAGAAGGTGATGATTGGTTCATTCCCCCCTCGGAGAATACCAACGTCATTGCTTGTAGTACAAGCAACAACCTAAACTTACAGGCCCTTGATCCTTGCTTCAATAGCAAAAATCTTTGTCATTCAGAAAGCTTCAAGGTAGGGAATGTGTTGGGGATAGAGAATGGTTCTTGGGAAatagaaaaccctaaaatcggAGATTGGGATTTGGATGGTCTCATCGATAACAACTCTTCTTTTCCCTTCCTTGATTTCCAAGTCGATTGa
- the PLC2 gene encoding phospholipase C 2 (phospholipase C 2 (PLC2); FUNCTIONS IN: phospholipase C activity; INVOLVED IN: signal transduction, intracellular signaling pathway, lipid metabolic process; LOCATED IN: plasma membrane; EXPRESSED IN: 27 plant structures; EXPRESSED DURING: 15 growth stages; CONTAINS InterPro DOMAIN/s: Phospholipase C, phosphoinositol-specific, EF-hand-like (InterPro:IPR015359), Phospholipase C, phosphatidylinositol-specific, X domain (InterPro:IPR000909), PLC-like phosphodiesterase, TIM beta/alpha-barrel domain (InterPro:IPR017946), C2 membrane targeting protein (InterPro:IPR018029), C2 calcium/lipid-binding domain, CaLB (InterPro:IPR008973), Phospholipase C, phosphoinositol-specific (InterPro:IPR001192), C2 calcium-dependent membrane targeting (InterPro:IPR000008), Phospholipase C, phosphatidylinositol-specific, Y domain (InterPro:IPR001711); BEST Arabidopsis thaliana protein match is: Phosphoinositide-specific phospholipase C family protein (TAIR:AT3G55940.1); Has 2471 Blast hits to 1979 proteins in 261 species: Archae - 0; Bacteria - 0; Metazoa - 1631; Fungi - 374; Plants - 251; Viruses - 0; Other Eukaryotes - 215 (source: NCBI BLink).) translates to MSKQTYKVCFCFRRRFRYTASEAPREIKTIFEKYSENGVMTVDHLHRFLIDVQKQDKATREDAQSIINSASSLLHRNGLHLDAFFKYLFGDNNPPLALHKVHHDMDAPISHYFIFTGHNSYLTGNQLSSDCSEVPIIDALKKGVRVIELDIWPNSNKDDIDVLHGMTLTTPVGLIKCLKAIRAHAFDVSDYPVVVTLEDHLTPDLQSKVAEMVTEIFGEILFTPPVGESLKEFPSPNSLKRRIIISTKPPKEYKEGKDVEVVQKGKDLGDEEVWGREVPSFIQRNKSEAKDDLDGNDDDDDDDDEDKSKINAPPQYKHLIAIHAGKPKGGITECLKVDPDKVRRLSLSEEQLEKAAEKYAKQIVRFTQHNLLRIYPKGTRVTSSNYNPLVGWSHGAQMVAFNMQGYGRSLWLMQGMFRANGGCGYIKKPDLLLKSGSDSDIFDPKATLPVKTTLRVTVYMGEGWYFDFRHTHFDQYSPPDFYTRVGIAGVPGDTVMKKTKTLEDNWIPAWDEVFEFPLTVPELALLRLEVHEYDMSEKDDFGGQTCLPVWELSEGIRAFPLHSRKGEKYKSVKLLVKVEFV, encoded by the exons aTGTCGAAGCAAACGTACAAAGTGTGTTTCTGCTTTCGCCGGAGGTTTCGTTACACTGCATCGGAGGCACCGCGTGAGATCAAGACCATTTTCGAAAAGTACTCAGAGAATGGAGTTATGACCGTTGATCATCTCCACAGGTTTCTGATCGATGTTCAGAAACAAGATAAAGCCACCAGAGAAGATGCACAGTCAATTATCAATTCtgcatcttctcttcttcatcgtaATGGTCTCCATCTTGATGCTTTCTTCAAGTACCTCTTTGGTGATAATAACCCTCCTCTTGCTCTCCATAAG GTGCATCATGACATGGATGCTCCTATATCGCATTATTTCATATTCACTGGTCATAATTCTTATCTGACTGGTAATCAGCTGAGCAGTGACTGTAGTGAGGTACCTATTATTGATGCGTTGAAGAAAGGTGTTAGAGTCATTGAATTGGATATATGGCCCAATTCCAACAAAGACGATATTGATGTTCTTCACGGAAT GACTCTCACTACACCTGTGGGGTTGATCAAATGTCTCAAAGCTATCAGAGCACATGCCTTTGATGTATCTGACTATCCTGTTGTTGTAACTCTTGAAGATCATCTTACTCCAGATCTTCAGTCTAAAGTTGCTGAG ATGGTTACTGAGATATTTGGGGAAATTCTGTTTACTCCTCCTGTGGGAGAATCTTTGAAGGAGTTCCCATCGCCAAACTCTTTAAAAAGACGTATTATCATCTCAACCAAACCCCCAAAAGAGTACAAGGAAGGAAAAGATGTGGAAGTGGTGCAGAAAGGTAAAGACTTGGGGGATGAAGAAGTTTGGGGAAGAGAAGTTCCGAGCTTTATTCAGAGGAACAAAAGTGAAGCTAAG GATGACTTAGAtggaaatgatgatgatgacgatgatgatgatgaagacaagTCTAAGATTAATGCACCACCCCAGTATAAACATTTGATTGCAATCCATGCTGGGAAACCAAAAGGCGGAATTACTGAGTGTTTAAAGGTAGATCCTGACAAGGTTAGACGCCTTAGCTTAAGCGAAGAACAACTTGAAAAGGCAGCAGAAAAATATGCGAAGCAGATTGTGAG GTTTACTCAGCACAATTTGCTGAGGATATACCCAAAAGGAACTAGAGTCACATCATCAAATTACAACCCGTTGGTTGGCTGGAGCCACGGTGCTCAAATGGTGGCTTTCAATATGCAG GGGTATGGAAGATCATTGTGGCTAATGCAGGGAATGTTTAGAGCCAATGGCGGATGTGGCTACATCAAGAAACCTGACCTTCTGCTGAAAAGTGGTTCGGATAGTGACATATTTGACCCAAAAGCTACTCTACCTGTGAAAACAACACTTAGG GTAACTGTATACATGGGAGAAGGCTGGTACTTTGATTTCCGCCACACACACTTTGACCAATATTCACCGCCTGACTTCTATACAAGG GTTGGGATAGCTGGAGTTCCAGGGGATACAgtaatgaagaagacgaaaacaCTGGAGGATAATTGGATACCAGCTTGGGATGAGGTGTTTGAGTTCCCATTAACCGTTCCAGAGCTGGCCCTGCTACGATTAGAAGTGCATGAGTATGACATGTCAGAGAAAGATGATTTTGGAGGACAGACATGCTTACCGGTTTGGGAGCTAAGCGAAGGAATAAGAGCATTTCCTTTACATAGCCGGAAAGGAGAGAAGTACAAATCCGTTAAGCTTCTCGTGAAGGTGGAGTTTGTGTGA
- a CDS encoding zinc finger (CCCH-type/C3HC4-type RING finger) family protein (zinc finger (CCCH-type/C3HC4-type RING finger) family protein; FUNCTIONS IN: zinc ion binding, nucleic acid binding; CONTAINS InterPro DOMAIN/s: Zinc finger, CCCH-type (InterPro:IPR000571), Zinc finger, RING-type, conserved site (InterPro:IPR017907), Zinc finger, RING-type (InterPro:IPR001841), Zinc finger, C3HC4 RING-type (InterPro:IPR018957); Has 35333 Blast hits to 34131 proteins in 2444 species: Archae - 798; Bacteria - 22429; Metazoa - 974; Fungi - 991; Plants - 531; Viruses - 0; Other Eukaryotes - 9610 (source: NCBI BLink).): protein MSDRILCKFFVHGSCLKGENCEFSHDSKDPPNNVCTFYQKRICLYGSRCRYDHVRAASNLPLSSDSESLDRSISTTPSRHLQQQGDNNDGDKSSNVYCIHPREYPICSFAAAGDCPRGNQCPHMHGDLCNTCGKKCLHPFRPEEREEHTKECEKKQKHIEALKQSQDIECSVCLDRILSKATPGERKFGLLTECDHPFCIQCIRNWRSSAPVSGMDVNSTLRACPICRKLSYFVVPSVVWYSSPEEKKEIIDIYKAKLRSIDCKHFNFGNGNCPFGASCFYKHAYSDGHLEEVVLRHLGSQEGETVITDSIRLSEFLGGLQIF, encoded by the exons ATGTCCGATAG gATACTGTGCAAGTTCTTTGTCCATGGCTCGTGCTTGAAAGGCGAAAATTGCGAATTTTCCCATGACTCTAAGGATCCGCCCAATAAT GTTTGCACATTCTATCAGAAACGAATATGTTTGTACGGAAGTAGATGTAGATACGATCATGTCAGAGCTGCTTCCAATCTTCCTCTTAGCTCAGATTCTGAGTCTTTAGATCGCTCTATATCCACCACCCCCTCTAGGCATTTGCAACAACAAGGCGATAATAATGACGGTGACAAATCCTCTAACGTTTACTGTATCCACCCTAGAGAGTACCCGATCTGCTCTTTTGCTGCAGCTGGTGATTGCCCTCGAGGTAACCAGTGTCCACATATGCATGGTGACCTCTGCAATACTTGTGGCAAGAAGTGTTTGCATCCTTTTAGACCCGAGGAACGAGAAGAGCATACGAAAGAATgtgagaagaagcagaagcacATTGAGGCTTTGAAACAAAGTCAAGATATTGAGTGTAGTGTGTGTTTGGATCGTATCTTGTCAAAGGCTACTCCAGGGGAAAGGAAGTTTGGGCTGTTGACTGAGTGTGATCATCCGTTTTGTATACAATGTATTCGTAATTGGCGTAGCAGTGCTCCTGTTTCGGGAATGGATGTCAACAGTACGTTGAGAGCTTGTCCTATATGTCGCAAACTCTCTTATTTTGTTGTCCCTAGTGTGGTCTGGTACTCTTCTcctgaggagaagaaggaaattaTCGACATATACAAGGCTAAACTCAG ATCAATCGACTGTAAGCACTTCAACTTTGGAAATGGAAACTGCCCATTTGGAGCAAGTTGTTTCTATAAG CATGCATATTCTGATGGTCACTTGGAAGAGGTTGTTTTACGGCATCTTGGTTCTCAAGAAGGAGAAACTGTAATAACAGACAGTATCAG GCTATCAGAGTTCCTTGGTGGCCTGcagattttctaa
- a CDS encoding Ribosomal protein L41 family (Ribosomal protein L41 family; FUNCTIONS IN: structural constituent of ribosome; INVOLVED IN: translation; LOCATED IN: ribosome, cytosolic large ribosomal subunit; CONTAINS InterPro DOMAIN/s: Ribosomal protein L41 (InterPro:IPR007836); Has 185 Blast hits to 185 proteins in 75 species: Archae - 0; Bacteria - 0; Metazoa - 88; Fungi - 40; Plants - 48; Viruses - 0; Other Eukaryotes - 9 (source: NCBI BLink).), whose translation MRAKWKKKRMRRLKRKRRKMRQRSK comes from the exons ATGAGAGCCAAG tggaagaagaagcgtaTGAGGAgattgaagaggaagagacgaAAGATGAGACAGCGATCTAAGTAG
- the PLC2 gene encoding phospholipase C 2, which produces MSKQTYKVCFCFRRRFRYTASEAPREIKTIFEKYSENGVMTVDHLHRFLIDVQKQDKATREDAQSIINSASSLLHRNGLHLDAFFKYLFGDNNPPLALHKVHHDMDAPISHYFIFTGHNSYLTGNQLSSDCSEVPIIDALKKGVRVIELDIWPNSNKDDIDVLHGMTLTTPVGLIKCLKAIRAHAFDVSDYPVVVTLEDHLTPDLQSKVAEMVTEIFGEILFTPPVGESLKEFPSPNSLKRRIIISTKPPKEYKEGKDVEVVQKGKDLGDEEVWGREVPSFIQRNKSEAKDDLDGNDDDDDDDDEDKSKINAPPQYKHLIAIHAGKPKGGITECLKVDPDKVRRLSLSEEQLEKAAEKYAKQIVRFTQHNLLRIYPKGTRVTSSNYNPLVGWSHGAQMVAFNMQGYGRSLWLMQGMFRANGGCGYIKKPDLLLKSGSDSDIFDPKATLPVKTTLRVGIAGVPGDTVMKKTKTLEDNWIPAWDEVFEFPLTVPELALLRLEVHEYDMSEKDDFGGQTCLPVWELSEGIRAFPLHSRKGEKYKSVKLLVKVEFV; this is translated from the exons aTGTCGAAGCAAACGTACAAAGTGTGTTTCTGCTTTCGCCGGAGGTTTCGTTACACTGCATCGGAGGCACCGCGTGAGATCAAGACCATTTTCGAAAAGTACTCAGAGAATGGAGTTATGACCGTTGATCATCTCCACAGGTTTCTGATCGATGTTCAGAAACAAGATAAAGCCACCAGAGAAGATGCACAGTCAATTATCAATTCtgcatcttctcttcttcatcgtaATGGTCTCCATCTTGATGCTTTCTTCAAGTACCTCTTTGGTGATAATAACCCTCCTCTTGCTCTCCATAAG GTGCATCATGACATGGATGCTCCTATATCGCATTATTTCATATTCACTGGTCATAATTCTTATCTGACTGGTAATCAGCTGAGCAGTGACTGTAGTGAGGTACCTATTATTGATGCGTTGAAGAAAGGTGTTAGAGTCATTGAATTGGATATATGGCCCAATTCCAACAAAGACGATATTGATGTTCTTCACGGAAT GACTCTCACTACACCTGTGGGGTTGATCAAATGTCTCAAAGCTATCAGAGCACATGCCTTTGATGTATCTGACTATCCTGTTGTTGTAACTCTTGAAGATCATCTTACTCCAGATCTTCAGTCTAAAGTTGCTGAG ATGGTTACTGAGATATTTGGGGAAATTCTGTTTACTCCTCCTGTGGGAGAATCTTTGAAGGAGTTCCCATCGCCAAACTCTTTAAAAAGACGTATTATCATCTCAACCAAACCCCCAAAAGAGTACAAGGAAGGAAAAGATGTGGAAGTGGTGCAGAAAGGTAAAGACTTGGGGGATGAAGAAGTTTGGGGAAGAGAAGTTCCGAGCTTTATTCAGAGGAACAAAAGTGAAGCTAAG GATGACTTAGAtggaaatgatgatgatgacgatgatgatgatgaagacaagTCTAAGATTAATGCACCACCCCAGTATAAACATTTGATTGCAATCCATGCTGGGAAACCAAAAGGCGGAATTACTGAGTGTTTAAAGGTAGATCCTGACAAGGTTAGACGCCTTAGCTTAAGCGAAGAACAACTTGAAAAGGCAGCAGAAAAATATGCGAAGCAGATTGTGAG GTTTACTCAGCACAATTTGCTGAGGATATACCCAAAAGGAACTAGAGTCACATCATCAAATTACAACCCGTTGGTTGGCTGGAGCCACGGTGCTCAAATGGTGGCTTTCAATATGCAG GGGTATGGAAGATCATTGTGGCTAATGCAGGGAATGTTTAGAGCCAATGGCGGATGTGGCTACATCAAGAAACCTGACCTTCTGCTGAAAAGTGGTTCGGATAGTGACATATTTGACCCAAAAGCTACTCTACCTGTGAAAACAACACTTAGG GTTGGGATAGCTGGAGTTCCAGGGGATACAgtaatgaagaagacgaaaacaCTGGAGGATAATTGGATACCAGCTTGGGATGAGGTGTTTGAGTTCCCATTAACCGTTCCAGAGCTGGCCCTGCTACGATTAGAAGTGCATGAGTATGACATGTCAGAGAAAGATGATTTTGGAGGACAGACATGCTTACCGGTTTGGGAGCTAAGCGAAGGAATAAGAGCATTTCCTTTACATAGCCGGAAAGGAGAGAAGTACAAATCCGTTAAGCTTCTCGTGAAGGTGGAGTTTGTGTGA